The sequence below is a genomic window from Lycium ferocissimum isolate CSIRO_LF1 chromosome 9, AGI_CSIRO_Lferr_CH_V1, whole genome shotgun sequence.
AATCCTTCACTTTGTGATCAAGGCTTccacaattaaaacaagcacCAGAAGCTTTCCTACAAGCACCATAGTGATTCTTCCCACATTGAGGACAAGGGTACACGAGTCTTGCCTTGGCCATGACTTGAGTGCTAGCGAGGAAGAAAAATTTGATCGACTTTGCTTATGTTGAGCTGACTTGTGAACACTACCAGGCCTAGAATGATCAAACTTCCCCTTTTTGGATGGACCTCCATGATCTGAATTAGCTTTTCTGGACTTGTTCTCATTTCTACTAGCTTCTTCCTTGTCGATTCTTTCCCAAGTAAGAGCAGCTGAAACTAGTTTGTCAAAATTATCAAGTTGTAGGACCGCCACAGATTTTCGGATGGAGTCATTCAACCCATAGTCAAATCTCCtgcatttatctttttcatCAGAGATAATACCTCCAGCATAACGAGAAAGCCCAAGAAACTTTTGTTGATACTCTGCAATAGACATACTCCTTTGCTTAAGATCCAGAAACTCCTTCTTCTTTGCATCACAATAGAAAAGAGGGACATATTTCATACGAAATGCATCCATAAAGTCATTCCAAGTAAGAACTGGAGGTCTTGCTTTGGCATTAGGCACGGTCATCCACCAATCATAGGCATCTTTTTGTAAAAGAGAGACAACATACTTGGATTTGGCAGCATTGGAGCATTCTAATTGATCAAAGACTCTCTCCATGCGCTTAAGCCATTGTTCAACTTCCGTGGGATCAGTAGTGCCTTAAAACTCAACTCCACCCATTTTCCTCATCTTCTTAAAATTCACTTCATTAGGGTCGTACATTGTTCCAGCCAAGTGACGAAAGAACTCAGCCATCTGCTGAAATGGAGGTGTCATAACAGGAGTGCTATGACCCATCGTTCTATGATTATTCCCTACTTCAGATTCACTAGCACGAGGATGATTAATATTAGGCAAACGctcttcatcttcttgaaaGTGAGGCGGGTCATTATACTGGGCTTGACTTTCATTAACATCTTCAATAGCTCTATTCGAAGAGGAGGCCATATCTTAATTCCTATAGAAGAGAAGATCACATTGCATTAGGGATAAGTACATGATACATATGCACACtactgtaacacctcgtagtTTAAGGTGaaggtttgactcataagatgataacataatgaaaccaatatgagggttataggaagtgttttgaaaactaatcaagtcacaagaaatgtctttgggcaaagcaaagttggaagccactctacggggcatgtttgcaagtgagtttttagaaggtcttacttcctAATGACCATAACCCCTTTATtaattaggaatttgggaaaacttcctgaattaaagttgtatccctttgaattacctttccaacggtatattatgggggtcaaacggacatctgtgcaaagagttatggctattttactgaagagacgcaaAGGCAGTACGTTCAccgatcatgttatacgaactcgttatacggcccatataattttatacggaccgtataactcgtcCGTACTTCAGGACGCTCCAAACCGACGTTCTGTTCATCCATGataaatatggtcatattatacggaccgtataactttatacggaccgtataatatgtccatataacCTCCGcctcatttttgtataaatccaAGTCTTGagttcttctatttcattattcacaattccaagccctagcaacaatccaaaacatcaaggtaagtcaatccaaacccttccaactcaattctaacatatattctaataatctaagcaagaaatcattgttcctaaactagggttttcaagaaaaccaatctcaaggttcaagaaatcaagaattaggaaatcttctccaaaattcaagtctttaattcaagattttggagcaattaaggtatgtagaacttccatccacatgtgggaatctctatgttcttccccatgctccgtttcttgatatccatgaagttcaaaccctagggcattaaacccaacatattggtagcccatagttatgtatttatgtatatgaattttgtatctatattcgttattgtattcctaatcttccattatggttattaggaaccctagcttaatccatgaatcatgaattcttcctcatgtgttctcattatgtttatatgaaattttatgattttatgtagcaagttacaagcatgttttcaagtcaatatatatataattatgaactattgttattactcatgaatcaagaacatgtttgcaagactacgacaagttatctcatgaaaccatattacaagatatttcatgaaaccatgttacaagttatttcgtgaaatcatgattacaagttatttacaagttatttcacgaaaatcatgggcttcttagccaactatatcatgttcatgtttttgggattgcttagttaaccgagaaggcttagatagcctgaaactacgttgccaccgtaggataagggttgtcgcaaggaggcaacaccttcattatgcagtttgaatccttacatgcttattattacttaaatctcatatccctagcaaggtgtgagtgttctgctggtaggacgcaCCAAATCATGctgtcggttatactatagcattccccacgttacaagcagttttatatacatgtatttccattgatttaccGTTTTCgtactttactcacgtttcatatcatgttcaagttacattcagtttcagttcatgtcctatacctatgttgtgccatgttcttcatttcagcaggttttacatactagtaatattcaccatgtactaacgtcccttttgcccggggcctgcatttcacggtGCAGATACCAATTTTCAGGAGCACACACCTGCGCAGTAGGATCACCTCagttatcagcttattggtgagccccactcctctcggggttcaacatggagtctgTATTAGTATTCAgtttatggtagtccagggccatgtcctggtagttagtattcaaACATgctttagaggtttcatagacagatatTAGTTCACGAGTCgcttatgctttcatgtttgcagactattacgttttcatgaattttcatgctatgagataatttcaagactttattccgcaaattatattttcatgattcatttaaattgcatcatatagattatattgtcttgatgcccatgttgacaagcaagccatgaggttcgctcgaacacatgcaagcaaggcccgagtgccgtgttacgcctgtgccatggttcggggcgtgacaaagcttggtatcagagcctaggttcaagtgtctttagggagtctatgaaaccgtgtccagtggggtcacttttatatgtgtgagggccccatacatataaatagttgaccaccaagacattcaagattgtctcacttctttcatattctagatcgtgcagttagagcagtactttTAGGATGTCTTTCTAATTCGTGCGTGTACGTATTTTCATAAAATTCCTGTGAAAAGGAAATACACCGAAAAGGCTACAGCCACCAGCCAAGGGGCTACTGCGGAAGCAACTCGCGAAGAGACCGTTCCGACTCAGACAGCAGCCCCAACCGCTCCTACAGTTACACCTCCTACTGATTCGGATGGGGATGTTAGGAATGCTATCAATATGCTCACACAACTGGTAGCAGCTCAAGCCCAACGTCAGGAATCTGGGTCAAGTTTAGGAAATAATGGAGAGTCTTCTAAGACTAAGGATTTCCTCAGAATGAATCCCCCAGTCTTCACGGGGACAAAGAAAGACGAAGACCCTCGTGACTACATTGATGCTCTTCAGAAAATTTTCAGATTATGACAAGATTTATAAACCGAAGCGTACTACTTTTGGAGCTCATCGGCTAGCAGAGCATTGCTAACACatggtatgaatcttgggaATTGTCCCGAGGTGAGGATGCACCCGATGCTACATGGGATGAGTTTGCAAGTGCATTCCTAGACCACTTCATGCCAAAGAGAGGTCGTGGAAGCTAAGGCCGAGCAATTCCCGAAGCTTAAGCGGCGAATGGCGGTCGTTCGGGGACTACTATTTGGAGTTTGTCAGTCTGGCCAAGCATGCTTCAAATATGGTACCGGACATGAGGGCGAGAGTGAGGAGGTTTGTTGGAGGACTTGATTCCCATTTGTATGATGGGGCCAATATTGCTGCACAGAATGGGGGAATGACCATc
It includes:
- the LOC132031769 gene encoding uncharacterized protein LOC132031769 — translated: MERVFDQLECSNAAKSKYVVSLLQKDAYDWWMTVPNAKARPPVLTWNDFMDAFRMKYVPLFYCDAKKKEFLDLKQRSMSIAEYQQKFLGLSRYAGGIISDEKDKCRRFDYGLNDSIRKSVAVLQLDNFDKLVSAALTWERIDKEEASRNENKSRKANSDHGGPSKKGKFDHSRPGSVHKSAQHKQSRSNFSSSLALKSWPRQDSCTLVLNVGRITMVLVGKLLVLVLIVEALITK